Proteins encoded by one window of Acetivibrio thermocellus ATCC 27405:
- a CDS encoding transposase, with the protein MTWGFKSMLTDKNIDALDKWMEGAKNLNIPEINSFINGIERDMEAVRNAIKYEYSNGLVEGCINKLKVIKRIMYGRCSFETLKTKILRLEKMRLFN; encoded by the coding sequence ATAACATGGGGATTTAAGAGTATGCTAACTGATAAAAATATTGATGCTTTGGATAAATGGATGGAGGGAGCCAAAAATCTAAACATACCGGAGATAAACAGTTTCATAAATGGGATTGAACGAGATATGGAGGCTGTAAGGAATGCGATAAAATATGAATATAGTAATGGGCTTGTAGAAGGGTGCATTAATAAACTGAAGGTAATAAAACGAATTATGTATGGCCGTTGTAGTTTTGAAACATTAAAAACCAAAATTCTCCGGCTCGAAAAAATGAGGTTATTCAACTAA
- a CDS encoding cache domain-containing protein translates to MKKKVMLKQKLLRVSIILIALFTAAIFFVTNMKVTNLVEKSIAAKLDNISSLGLDIIETKYSGDWNVKGGRLYKGENLINNDSLILDAIKEKTGAIATVFLGDEKIATSELDSDGIRPIGGKASSEVVESVLQKGVVYTGTENILGETYAVKYVPLKDRSGEVLGMWFVGMPKSNIGSKDSQILIMRISIVVISVLCGILGCALLMLYVKKFLNDIDTHKVSFLESNSSGNKTQRKVVMLSLFLIGTFFLIWFTVQGFTIGNVVNNLEDSNIKDRLNACSQLGEMLINEMHKGEWTIKFNKLYKGSLLLNDDTSIAEKISSDTGLLSTVFMMDTRIATNISKDDGTKPIGAKAASEIVETVLKQGKEYIGEITVADKKCIEKYVPIKDSTGQTIGMWSIGIERKVTARQIRDLRKAISQISLLAILVSLGAFLFLSVRFVSDIRNYNVCLSTKVSEESSY, encoded by the coding sequence ATGAAAAAGAAGGTTATGCTAAAGCAAAAGCTTTTAAGGGTATCTATTATTTTAATTGCATTATTTACAGCCGCGATTTTTTTCGTCACAAACATGAAGGTTACAAATTTAGTGGAGAAAAGCATAGCAGCAAAATTGGACAACATTTCAAGCCTTGGGCTTGATATTATTGAAACCAAATACAGCGGAGATTGGAATGTGAAAGGTGGAAGGCTGTATAAAGGAGAGAATTTGATTAACAATGATTCCCTGATTTTAGACGCAATTAAGGAGAAAACCGGAGCAATCGCGACTGTATTTCTTGGAGATGAAAAAATTGCCACAAGCGAGCTTGACAGCGACGGTATAAGGCCAATCGGGGGCAAGGCGTCAAGTGAAGTGGTTGAAAGTGTTTTGCAAAAAGGTGTTGTATATACAGGAACAGAGAATATTCTTGGCGAAACATATGCCGTAAAATATGTGCCTTTAAAAGACCGCAGCGGTGAAGTTTTAGGAATGTGGTTTGTCGGTATGCCAAAAAGCAATATTGGCAGCAAGGACAGCCAGATACTTATCATGAGGATTTCAATTGTTGTTATTTCCGTATTGTGCGGTATATTGGGCTGCGCATTGTTAATGCTTTATGTAAAGAAGTTTTTAAACGATATAGATACCCACAAAGTTTCATTCCTTGAATCCAATTCAAGCGGTAATAAAACTCAGCGCAAAGTTGTAATGTTATCATTATTCCTTATAGGCACGTTTTTCCTGATTTGGTTTACTGTACAGGGCTTCACAATCGGTAATGTGGTCAACAACCTTGAAGACAGTAATATAAAAGACAGGCTGAATGCGTGTTCACAACTGGGAGAAATGTTAATTAATGAAATGCATAAAGGGGAGTGGACAATTAAGTTTAACAAACTTTATAAGGGTTCCCTTCTTTTGAATGATGACACTTCAATAGCGGAAAAAATTAGTTCCGATACAGGATTGCTTTCAACTGTTTTTATGATGGACACAAGAATTGCAACAAACATTTCAAAGGATGACGGCACAAAACCCATAGGAGCCAAGGCTGCGAGTGAAATTGTAGAGACTGTCTTAAAGCAGGGCAAGGAATATATCGGAGAAATCACTGTTGCCGACAAGAAATGTATAGAAAAGTATGTTCCGATAAAAGACAGCACCGGCCAGACAATCGGTATGTGGTCCATAGGAATCGAGAGGAAGGTAACTGCAAGACAAATAAGGGATTTAAGAAAGGCTATATCTCAAATAAGCTTGTTGGCTATATTGGTGTCATTAGGAGCGTTTTTATTCCTGTCGGTAAGATTCGTATCGGATATAAGAAATTATAATGTATGTCTGAGTACAAAAGTCAGTGAAGAAAGTTCTTATTGA
- a CDS encoding acetylxylan esterase, giving the protein MAQLYDMPLEELKKYKPALTKQKDFDEFWEKSLKELAEIPLKYQLIPYDFPARRVKVFRVEYLGFKGANIEGWLAVPEGEGLYPGLVQFHGYNWAMDGCVPDVVNWALNGYAAFLMLVRGQQGRSVDNIVPGSGHALGWMSKGILSPEEYYYRGVYMDAVRAVEILASLPCVDESRIGVTGGSQGGGLALAVAALSGIPKVAAVHYPFLAHFERAIDVAPDGPYLEINEYLRRNSGEEIERQVKKTLSYFDIMNLAPRIKCRTWICTGLVDEITPPSTVFAVYNHLKCPKEISVFRYFGHEHMPGSVEIKLRILMDELNP; this is encoded by the coding sequence ATGGCACAATTATATGATATGCCTTTGGAGGAATTAAAAAAATATAAGCCTGCGCTTACAAAACAGAAAGATTTTGATGAGTTTTGGGAAAAAAGCCTTAAAGAGCTGGCTGAAATTCCTTTAAAATATCAACTTATACCTTATGATTTTCCGGCCCGGAGGGTAAAAGTTTTCAGAGTTGAATATCTTGGTTTTAAAGGTGCAAATATTGAAGGGTGGCTTGCCGTTCCCGAGGGAGAAGGGTTGTATCCCGGGCTTGTACAGTTTCACGGATACAACTGGGCGATGGATGGATGTGTTCCCGATGTGGTAAATTGGGCTTTGAATGGATATGCCGCATTTCTTATGCTTGTTCGGGGACAGCAGGGAAGAAGCGTGGACAATATTGTGCCCGGCAGCGGTCATGCTTTGGGATGGATGTCGAAAGGTATTTTGTCACCGGAGGAATATTATTATAGAGGAGTATATATGGATGCGGTTCGTGCTGTTGAAATTTTGGCTTCGCTTCCTTGTGTGGATGAATCGAGAATAGGAGTGACAGGGGGCAGCCAGGGTGGAGGACTTGCACTGGCGGTGGCTGCTCTGTCCGGCATACCGAAAGTTGCAGCCGTGCATTATCCGTTTCTGGCACATTTTGAGCGTGCCATTGACGTTGCGCCGGACGGCCCTTATCTTGAAATTAACGAATATTTAAGAAGAAACAGCGGTGAAGAAATAGAAAGACAGGTAAAGAAAACCCTTTCCTATTTTGATATCATGAATCTTGCTCCCCGTATAAAATGCCGTACTTGGATTTGCACTGGTCTTGTGGATGAGATTACTCCTCCGTCAACGGTTTTTGCAGTGTACAATCACCTCAAATGCCCAAAGGAAATTTCGGTATTCAGATATTTTGGGCATGAACATATGCCAGGAAGCGTTGAAATCAAGCTGAGGATACTTATGGATGAGCTGAATCCGTAA
- a CDS encoding transposase: protein MDKFIKQLDPNLDYINHEINDGKCYITVASNRKEVTCPFCGQSSSRIHSTYNRIFQDLPIQGNKVFIIIRNRKMFCDNHDCSHTTFAERFDFISYKAKKTRRLEDEIVRLSINCSSVAASKALKENVVDIGKSTVCNLLKKETLVVDKKTVTVVCIDDFAIKKRKSYGTIMIDIFTHQILDMIDSRDYETVCEWLKTYPNLSVISRDGSVIYNNAIANAHPEALQISDRFHLLKNLTSYITEYLKKRLKPQVLIQAVSQETKEIKTIRQADENRKLTLKEKYEKIKQLLLEGKCKTEICRSLNMDIRAYDKLMAMTAEKREKSFQTKKMIIHEERVKQKMERVNEVRELKGIGLSNREISRRTGLNRKTVSRYLDENFNPVHAAYGKKRNGKLTPYIKAIDEYLEKGIMGSYIEEKIREMGYEGSSSTVRDYITDWKKRRKKYYDKSREDGTKTETIKRENILKLLYQPIEKSKNN from the coding sequence ATGGATAAGTTTATTAAACAATTAGATCCAAACTTAGACTATATTAATCATGAAATAAATGATGGCAAATGCTATATAACAGTAGCTTCCAACCGCAAAGAAGTAACATGTCCATTTTGCGGCCAGTCATCATCCAGAATACATTCCACCTACAACAGAATTTTTCAGGACCTTCCAATACAAGGTAATAAGGTATTTATTATTATACGTAACAGAAAAATGTTTTGTGATAATCATGATTGTAGTCATACTACTTTTGCAGAAAGATTTGATTTTATCTCCTATAAAGCGAAGAAAACCCGTCGTCTTGAGGATGAAATTGTACGACTGTCAATAAATTGCAGTTCCGTTGCAGCATCAAAAGCTCTAAAGGAAAATGTTGTGGATATCGGTAAAAGTACAGTTTGCAATCTCTTAAAAAAAGAAACACTGGTTGTTGACAAAAAGACAGTAACAGTTGTTTGCATTGATGATTTTGCTATTAAAAAGCGAAAAAGCTATGGGACAATTATGATAGATATTTTTACGCATCAAATACTTGATATGATTGACTCAAGGGATTATGAGACTGTTTGCGAGTGGTTAAAAACATATCCAAATCTTAGTGTGATATCAAGAGATGGATCTGTTATCTATAATAATGCAATTGCAAATGCACACCCGGAAGCTTTACAAATAAGTGACCGTTTTCATTTACTGAAGAATCTGACTTCCTATATAACAGAGTATCTAAAAAAGAGATTAAAGCCGCAAGTTTTAATACAAGCTGTCAGTCAGGAAACTAAAGAGATAAAAACAATAAGACAGGCAGATGAAAACAGAAAACTTACATTGAAAGAAAAATATGAAAAGATAAAACAACTCCTATTAGAAGGAAAATGTAAAACAGAAATTTGCCGAAGCTTAAATATGGATATACGAGCTTATGATAAGCTAATGGCAATGACGGCTGAAAAAAGGGAAAAGTCATTCCAGACAAAAAAGATGATCATACATGAAGAAAGAGTAAAGCAAAAAATGGAACGTGTAAATGAGGTGCGGGAGTTAAAGGGAATAGGTTTGAGTAATAGAGAGATATCCAGGCGTACTGGACTTAATAGAAAAACAGTTAGTAGATATCTTGATGAAAACTTTAATCCGGTCCATGCTGCCTATGGCAAAAAGAGAAATGGGAAGCTGACACCATATATAAAAGCGATTGACGAATACCTTGAGAAAGGGATTATGGGTTCATATATTGAGGAAAAGATACGCGAAATGGGATATGAGGGTTCATCATCAACTGTGCGGGATTATATAACAGACTGGAAGAAGCGGAGAAAAAAATATTACGATAAAAGTAGGGAAGATGGGACAAAAACAGAAACAATAAAAAGAGAAAATATATTAAAGCTATTGTACCAACCAATAGAAAAAAGTAAAAATAATTAG
- a CDS encoding BlaI/MecI/CopY family transcriptional regulator: MICFKELFLLNNKAGICYSIWATINIMLRRMIKKGAVRCDDSGRYKLFSPNIDKEESVVCETKNHLSKAALVIAIIFLRFLFRNKISLKLQYALRIPVLLRLLLLFTFGESTLSIMNWIEFQKSNTAMQISQLGEMSEYLHYQLPNKM, encoded by the coding sequence ATGATATGCTTTAAAGAATTATTCCTCCTCAACAATAAGGCTGGCATTTGTTATTCTATATGGGCTACTATAAATATTATGTTGCGGCGTATGATTAAAAAAGGAGCTGTGCGCTGTGATGACAGCGGGCGTTATAAGTTGTTCTCTCCGAATATTGACAAAGAGGAATCTGTTGTCTGCGAAACCAAAAATCACCTTTCTAAAGCGGCTCTGGTTATTGCAATAATATTTCTTCGATTTTTATTTCGTAATAAAATCAGTCTGAAGCTGCAGTATGCCTTGAGGATTCCGGTGCTTTTGCGGCTTTTATTGCTTTTCACTTTTGGAGAAAGTACTTTAAGTATTATGAATTGGATTGAGTTCCAAAAAAGCAATACCGCCATGCAGATTTCTCAGCTTGGGGAAATGTCGGAATATTTACATTACCAACTACCAAATAAGATGTAA
- a CDS encoding bifunctional DNA primase/polymerase: protein MMDAALKYAEANIPVIPLHWICEDGSCSCKTRSDCDSKGKHSLYTGWYNNSTTDVEQIRKWWTNVNVNKNLVLSKVS, encoded by the coding sequence ATGATGGACGCAGCATTAAAATACGCAGAAGCCAATATCCCGGTTATACCTCTGCATTGGATTTGTGAGGATGGCTCCTGCTCCTGCAAGACAAGGAGTGATTGTGACAGCAAGGGAAAGCATTCGTTATATACCGGCTGGTACAATAATTCCACTACTGATGTTGAGCAAATAAGGAAATGGTGGACGAATGTAAATGTCAATAAAAATTTGGTTCTTTCCAAAGTTAGTTGA
- a CDS encoding RNA 2'-phosphotransferase, with translation MDYSKLSKEVAYALRHAPWEYGLELDAEGWVDINQLLSSLHECEKWKKVSEHDLHVMIEKSDKKRYEISNGKIRALYGHSIPQRIIKEQKCPPEVLYHGTARRFVKSIKEKGLQPQGRQYVHLSADVETALQVGKRRDIKPVLLIVNALEAWSEGIKFYLGNDKVWLADAIPSKYIRFE, from the coding sequence ATAGACTATTCGAAACTGAGCAAGGAAGTGGCTTATGCTTTGCGTCATGCCCCGTGGGAATACGGATTGGAACTGGATGCTGAAGGCTGGGTTGATATTAATCAGTTGCTATCCTCTTTACATGAGTGTGAAAAATGGAAGAAAGTAAGTGAACATGATTTGCATGTGATGATAGAGAAGTCCGATAAAAAGCGTTATGAGATTTCGAACGGAAAGATTAGGGCATTGTATGGTCATTCAATTCCACAAAGAATAATAAAAGAACAGAAGTGTCCACCGGAAGTATTGTACCATGGGACAGCCAGGCGCTTTGTTAAATCAATAAAAGAAAAAGGCCTTCAGCCTCAAGGACGACAATATGTTCACTTATCGGCCGATGTAGAAACGGCTTTGCAGGTCGGTAAAAGACGAGACATTAAACCTGTATTGCTGATAGTAAATGCCCTTGAAGCTTGGTCTGAAGGTATAAAATTTTATCTTGGAAATGATAAAGTATGGTTGGCTGACGCTATTCCAAGTAAATATATTCGTTTTGAGTAG
- a CDS encoding GtrA family protein, with product MFKLAIKYALFVAISTIGNLVTQQLCLMFFDYLVFLKSFENVSILGLFNLNLVLMAAICMGTLVGLIIKYILDKKYIFNYKTKSKSEDTGKFIMYSFMGVFTTAIFWSFELIFDSIFNHQYAKYLGALIGLTIGYIIKYNLDKRFVFNMEQPPQDKKVS from the coding sequence TTGTTTAAGCTTGCTATAAAATATGCGTTATTTGTAGCAATATCAACAATAGGAAATCTTGTAACACAACAACTGTGTCTTATGTTCTTCGATTACCTTGTATTTTTGAAAAGTTTTGAAAATGTAAGTATTCTGGGACTTTTCAATCTTAACCTTGTCCTCATGGCTGCAATTTGTATGGGTACATTGGTAGGATTGATAATAAAGTATATTCTCGATAAAAAATATATTTTTAACTATAAAACAAAAAGTAAATCCGAAGATACCGGAAAATTCATCATGTATTCCTTTATGGGTGTATTTACAACAGCTATATTTTGGTCTTTTGAGCTTATATTCGACAGTATTTTCAACCATCAATATGCCAAATACCTGGGCGCTTTAATAGGTCTCACCATCGGATATATTATAAAATATAATCTTGACAAACGTTTCGTATTCAATATGGAGCAGCCGCCGCAGGATAAAAAGGTATCATGA